One region of Coregonus clupeaformis isolate EN_2021a chromosome 31, ASM2061545v1, whole genome shotgun sequence genomic DNA includes:
- the LOC121547523 gene encoding parvalbumin beta 2 — translation MSFAGLNDADVAAALAACTAADSFNHKAFFAKIGLASKSNDDVKKAFYVIDQDKSGFIEEDELKLFLQNFSASARALTDAETKAFLADGDKDGDGMIGVDEFAAMIKG, via the exons ATGTCCTTCGCCGGTCTTAACGATGCTGATGTTGCTGCAGCCCTCGCTGCTTGCACAG CTGCTGACTCCTTCAACCACAAGGCGTTCTTTGCCAAGATCGGCCTGGCCAGCAAGTCCAACGATGACGTGAAGAAGGCCTTCTACGTCATTGACCAGGACAAGAGTGGCTTCATTGAGGAGGATGAGCTCAA GCTGTTCCTGCAGAACTTCTCTGCCTCTGCCAGAGCCCTGACTGACGCTGAGACCAAGGCTTTCCTGGCTGATGGGGACAAAGACGGTGATGGCATGATTGGAGTTGATG
- the LOC121547520 gene encoding parvalbumin, thymic → MALTDFLAASDITSAINACRANDSFSPTKFFAMVGLSKKSPPEIEKIFMILDQDKSGYIEQDELQLFLQNFSKGARPLTAAETRAFLLAGDKDGDGKIGWDEFSNLVMSS, encoded by the exons atggctctcacagacttccTTGCTGCATCAGATATTACTTCAGCTATCAATGCTTGCAGAG CAAACGACTCCTTCAGCCCAACTAAGTTTTTTGCGATGGTGGGCTTGTCCAAGAAGTCTCCCCCTGAGATTGAGAAGATCTTTATGATCCTGGACCAGGACAAGAGTGGCTACATCGAACAGGACGAGCTACA GCTTTTCCTCCAGAACTTCTCTAAGGGGGCTCGTCCCCTGACAGCAGCTGAGACCAGAGCCTTTCTCCTGGCTGGGGACAAGGACGGGGACGGAAAGATAGGCTGGGACG AGTTCTCCAACCTTGTCATGTCTTCATAa
- the LOC121547521 gene encoding parvalbumin-2-like, whose protein sequence is MAFKGMLKDEDIAAALQHFAAADSFNHKEFFAKVGLAGKSTEDLKKAFYFVDQDKSGFIEEDELKLFLQTFSAGARVLTDKETKAFLVAGDVDGDGMIGVDEFATMVKA, encoded by the exons ATGGCTTTCAAGGGAATGCTTAAGGACGAGGATATCGCTGCTGCCCTCCAGCATTTCGCAG CTGCTGACTCCTTTAACCACAAGGAGTTCTTCGCCAAGGTTGGCCTGGCCGGCAAGTCTACTGAGGATTTGAAGAAAGCCTTCTACTTCGTTGACCAGGACAAGAGTGGCTTCATTGAGGAGGATGAGCTCAA gcTGTTCCTCCAGACCTTCTCTGCTGGTGCCAGAGTTCTGACAGATAAAGAGACCAAGGCCTTCCTTGTAGCAGGAGATGTTGATGGGGATGGCATGATTGGAGTGGATG AGTTCGCCACCATGGTGAAAGCATAA